In Myxococcus stipitatus, the following are encoded in one genomic region:
- a CDS encoding sigma-70 family RNA polymerase sigma factor gives MANSTKFAAEGLSQYLRHLGGHQQLTREQEYELARRARKGDESARQTLATSNLAFVVAVAKKFANRGARLDDLIQEGNVGLMKAIEHFDPKKNVRFATYAVWWIRAYITRYLKDNRSQVRGGEAERGSMVDFSLDASIDEEGETTFLDRLEDSGPSPQDVFLSNEQDTEIQDALTKVRKRIGDLGWDILTERLTQDKPLTLEELGQRWGVSRERVRQVELKTKNFLERYLSAFNENEEQATLDAA, from the coding sequence ATGGCCAACTCGACGAAGTTTGCGGCGGAGGGCCTGTCGCAATATCTGCGTCATCTGGGGGGACACCAGCAACTGACGCGCGAGCAGGAGTACGAGCTGGCTCGCCGCGCTCGCAAGGGTGACGAGTCCGCGAGACAGACGCTCGCCACCTCCAACCTCGCCTTCGTTGTCGCGGTGGCGAAGAAGTTCGCCAACCGTGGCGCGCGACTGGATGACCTCATCCAGGAAGGCAACGTGGGTTTGATGAAGGCGATCGAGCACTTCGACCCCAAGAAGAACGTGCGCTTCGCGACGTACGCGGTGTGGTGGATTCGCGCCTACATCACCCGCTACCTGAAGGACAATCGCAGCCAGGTCCGCGGCGGCGAGGCCGAGCGTGGAAGCATGGTGGACTTCTCGCTGGATGCCTCCATCGACGAGGAGGGCGAGACGACCTTCCTGGACCGGTTGGAAGACAGCGGGCCGTCGCCTCAGGATGTGTTCCTCTCCAACGAGCAGGACACCGAAATCCAGGACGCGCTCACCAAGGTCCGCAAGCGCATTGGCGACCTGGGCTGGGACATCCTCACGGAGCGGCTGACGCAGGACAAGCCGCTCACCCTGGAGGAACTCGGCCAGCGCTGGGGCGTGTCGCGCGAGCGCGTGCGCCAGGTGGAGCTCAAGACGAAGAACTTCCTGGAGCGCTACCTGTCGGCCTTCAACGAGAACGAAGAGCAGGCCACCCTGGACGCGGCCTGA
- a CDS encoding FAD-binding oxidoreductase yields the protein MSDVSARPARVDPQRVARVCESLARVFAPGQWRQDTDTLAAYGRDESDSGVFPPDVVVFPESAAQVSALFKACVAHGVPFTPCGARSGKSGGSLPLNGGVAVSLERMNRIRSISAEDLTAVVEPGVVTGDLMKAVEAQGLFYPPDPNSWEFCTLGGNVAENAGGPRALKYGVTRDYVIGLEWVLPDGEVVRVGRRTIKGVAGYDLVGLFVGSEGTLGVATEITLQLIPLPRKVVTALVVFASVLDAARAVSAVLAAGILPRCLELIDDVALRAVDGRGFTFPSGAGSALIVEVDGTSEEALLEELSRVGDICAQQGAAQTLVARDESQREKLWAVRRVISPALRALKPHKISEDIVVPRSKIPEIIERLKSMGAEMGLTVATYGHAGDGNLHANILYEGPHQRPLVDEALRRMLVMTVELGGTITGEHGVGLAKREFLALEQGPGLIELQRRLKSFFDPSGLLNPQKIFPALVRSN from the coding sequence ATGAGTGACGTCTCCGCGCGGCCCGCTCGTGTGGACCCGCAGCGGGTGGCGCGGGTGTGCGAGTCCCTGGCACGCGTCTTCGCTCCAGGGCAATGGCGACAGGACACCGACACGCTCGCCGCCTACGGCCGCGATGAGTCCGACAGCGGCGTCTTCCCACCCGACGTGGTCGTGTTCCCCGAGAGCGCCGCGCAGGTGTCGGCGCTCTTCAAGGCCTGTGTTGCGCACGGCGTACCCTTCACGCCTTGCGGTGCGCGCAGCGGGAAGAGTGGAGGCTCGCTGCCCTTGAATGGCGGCGTGGCGGTGAGCCTGGAGCGCATGAACCGCATCCGCTCCATCTCCGCCGAGGACCTCACGGCCGTGGTGGAGCCGGGCGTCGTGACGGGTGACTTGATGAAGGCGGTGGAGGCGCAGGGCCTCTTCTATCCACCGGATCCGAACTCCTGGGAGTTCTGCACGCTGGGCGGCAACGTCGCGGAGAACGCGGGCGGTCCTCGCGCGCTCAAGTATGGCGTCACGCGCGACTACGTCATCGGCCTGGAATGGGTGCTTCCCGACGGCGAGGTCGTCCGCGTCGGCCGGCGGACCATCAAGGGCGTGGCGGGCTATGACCTGGTGGGCCTCTTCGTGGGCTCGGAGGGAACCCTCGGGGTCGCGACGGAGATCACCCTGCAGCTCATTCCGTTGCCACGAAAAGTCGTCACGGCGCTCGTGGTGTTTGCGTCCGTGCTGGACGCGGCGCGGGCCGTGTCCGCGGTGCTCGCGGCGGGAATCCTCCCCCGCTGTCTGGAGCTCATCGACGACGTGGCCCTGCGCGCGGTGGATGGGCGGGGCTTCACGTTTCCTTCGGGGGCCGGCTCCGCCCTCATCGTCGAAGTGGACGGCACGAGCGAGGAGGCGTTGTTGGAGGAGCTGTCACGCGTCGGCGACATCTGCGCACAGCAAGGCGCCGCGCAGACGCTCGTCGCGCGGGACGAGTCCCAGCGGGAGAAGCTGTGGGCCGTCCGGCGCGTGATCTCCCCCGCGCTGCGCGCCCTCAAGCCTCACAAGATTTCAGAAGACATCGTCGTTCCCCGCTCAAAAATTCCCGAAATCATCGAGCGGCTGAAATCCATGGGCGCCGAAATGGGACTCACCGTGGCCACGTATGGCCATGCGGGGGATGGAAATCTCCACGCCAACATTCTCTATGAAGGGCCCCATCAACGTCCCTTGGTGGACGAAGCCCTGCGCCGCATGTTGGTGATGACGGTGGAACTGGGCGGCACGATCACAGGCGAGCATGGTGTGGGCCTCGCGAAGCGGGAATTTCTCGCGCTCGAGCAGGGGCCAGGACTGATCGAACTTCAACGGCGCCTCAAGTCCTTCTTCGACCCATCAGGCCTGCTCAATCCCCAGAAAATCTTCCCCGCGCTCGTGCGTTCTAACTGA
- the folE gene encoding GTP cyclohydrolase I: MAEAVKAFLHAAGLPLDDANLVDTPQRVADAWCRDFLDGYSKTPEEVLGKTFPSPRGSSRELVVVTNLRFHSMCPHHLLPVTGLAHVAYVPGKQMAGFGRLSALVDCFAHRLILQEDLAREVASSLARVLGSPGTACVIEAEQACLRMRGAQQRDAITHAEAYEGVLREDGALRRELWARLGARR, translated from the coding sequence ATGGCCGAAGCGGTGAAGGCCTTCCTTCATGCCGCGGGGCTGCCACTCGATGACGCGAACCTGGTGGACACGCCTCAGCGCGTGGCCGACGCCTGGTGCCGCGACTTCCTGGATGGCTACTCCAAGACGCCCGAGGAGGTGCTGGGAAAGACCTTCCCTTCGCCTCGAGGCTCGTCCCGTGAATTGGTGGTGGTGACGAACCTCCGCTTCCATTCGATGTGCCCGCATCACCTGTTGCCGGTGACGGGACTGGCCCACGTGGCCTATGTGCCGGGCAAGCAGATGGCGGGCTTCGGGCGCCTGTCCGCGCTGGTGGATTGCTTCGCGCACCGCCTCATCCTCCAGGAGGACCTGGCCCGCGAGGTGGCCAGCTCCCTGGCCCGCGTGCTCGGCAGCCCTGGCACCGCGTGTGTCATTGAAGCCGAGCAGGCGTGTCTGCGTATGCGTGGTGCCCAGCAGCGCGACGCCATCACCCATGCGGAGGCGTATGAGGGTGTGCTGCGTGAGGACGGCGCCTTGCGCAGGGAGTTGTGGGCCCGGCTGGGGGCCCGGCGATGA
- a CDS encoding Rieske (2Fe-2S) protein gives MDEGQPDGRFIPVARLDELDARGRAVVRVGDVRLALVRVDGRLHALEDTCPHRGASLAEGDLAGHLLHCPLHSWPFDVRTGHCPWRPDARVRIYEVTVRGDEILIAASASVPAR, from the coding sequence ATGGATGAAGGACAACCTGACGGGCGGTTCATTCCGGTGGCGCGGCTCGATGAGTTGGACGCGCGGGGGCGGGCGGTGGTGCGCGTTGGAGACGTCCGGCTGGCGCTCGTCCGCGTGGACGGGCGGCTGCATGCCCTGGAAGACACCTGTCCCCATCGAGGGGCCTCATTGGCCGAGGGAGACCTGGCCGGGCACCTGCTGCATTGCCCGCTGCATTCATGGCCCTTCGATGTGCGCACGGGGCACTGCCCTTGGCGCCCCGACGCCCGCGTTCGCATCTACGAAGTGACCGTGCGAGGTGACGAGATACTCATCGCCGCATCGGCTAGCGTCCCTGCCCGTTGA
- a CDS encoding zinc-regulated TonB-dependent outer membrane receptor: MSPVSRRPRTALVVASFMLLLSAASASAQESVSPPLPDAGTEPDAGADAGSPPETPSGLTPEEMAEIEKAFGGDTQQGVPSTTSAPPTPTPGGGLPLSIPAAGGGTNLLDMSFILDIAAAAFTSKEPLQGGAHDPSRNGFNLQQLELSIGSVVDPYFRFDANLVYSQFGVEIEEAYGTTLALPASLQVRAGQFLTRFGRLNPTHPHAWDFADQPFALSRVFGGEGNRGLGVELSWLTPLPWFVELTGSLTDATGEATARSFLGASNDRVLSPLDLQATGVVKQFFPLTDDLSLMWGLSVATGPNPTGYRNRTDLYGTDVYLRFRPITEASTTLLTFQVEGFYRRRQVPRDVLTDFNGYAQAAWRFSQRWAAAARYEYGTPAKGENGQVAVDPLDPEWTKNRDRVSANVTWWPTEFSRLRLQAARDHAHWRDEADYSLFLALELVTGAHGAHAF, from the coding sequence GTGTCCCCCGTCTCACGTCGTCCGCGCACCGCGTTGGTCGTCGCGTCTTTCATGCTCTTGTTGTCCGCGGCCTCGGCCTCGGCGCAGGAATCCGTCTCCCCACCCTTGCCCGATGCCGGCACGGAGCCCGATGCGGGCGCCGATGCGGGCTCCCCCCCAGAGACTCCCTCCGGCCTCACTCCCGAGGAGATGGCCGAAATCGAAAAGGCCTTTGGTGGAGACACCCAACAAGGTGTCCCCTCCACCACGTCCGCGCCTCCCACGCCCACGCCAGGGGGAGGCCTGCCGCTGTCCATCCCCGCGGCTGGCGGTGGCACCAACCTCCTGGACATGAGCTTCATCCTGGACATCGCCGCCGCGGCGTTCACGTCCAAGGAGCCACTCCAGGGCGGCGCGCACGACCCGTCGCGCAATGGCTTCAACCTCCAGCAGTTGGAGCTGTCCATCGGCTCTGTCGTGGACCCGTACTTCCGCTTCGACGCGAACCTGGTCTACAGCCAGTTCGGCGTCGAAATCGAGGAAGCCTACGGCACCACGCTGGCCCTGCCCGCGAGCCTCCAGGTCCGCGCGGGCCAGTTCCTCACCCGCTTCGGCCGGCTGAATCCCACCCATCCGCACGCGTGGGACTTCGCGGACCAGCCCTTCGCGCTCAGCCGCGTGTTTGGTGGGGAGGGCAATCGAGGGCTCGGCGTGGAGCTGTCCTGGCTCACACCGCTGCCCTGGTTCGTGGAGCTCACCGGAAGCCTCACCGACGCCACGGGCGAAGCCACCGCCCGCAGCTTCCTGGGCGCGTCGAATGACCGGGTCCTGTCCCCGCTGGACCTCCAAGCCACGGGCGTCGTGAAGCAGTTCTTCCCGCTGACGGATGACCTGTCGCTGATGTGGGGTCTGTCCGTCGCCACGGGGCCCAACCCCACCGGCTACCGCAACCGCACGGACCTCTACGGCACCGACGTGTACCTGCGCTTCCGGCCCATCACCGAGGCCAGCACCACGCTGCTCACCTTCCAGGTGGAGGGGTTCTATCGGCGGCGGCAGGTGCCTCGAGATGTGCTCACGGACTTCAACGGCTATGCCCAGGCCGCGTGGCGATTCTCCCAGCGATGGGCCGCCGCCGCGCGCTACGAGTACGGCACACCGGCGAAGGGCGAGAACGGCCAGGTGGCCGTGGATCCGCTGGACCCCGAGTGGACGAAGAACCGGGACCGCGTCTCCGCCAACGTCACCTGGTGGCCCACCGAGTTCTCCCGCTTGCGACTGCAGGCGGCCAGAGACCATGCGCACTGGCGGGACGAGGCGGACTACTCGTTGTTCCTCGCCCTCGAGCTGGTGACGGGTGCCCACGGCGCCCATGCGTTCTGA
- a CDS encoding metal ABC transporter substrate-binding protein has translation MRPFRFVAALCAALSMLIAVPARAAINVVTTLPDLAALTKAVGGDLVQVQSMALGSQDPHRVDAKPSLALALRNADLLISVGLDLEIGWLPNLQTGSRNPRIQVGNPGFLDASRFVRLLEVPTTKVDRSEGDVHPGGNPHYLYDPRQGAAVAQGIAERLAQLDSKNAATYRANATRFVAELDAARVGWEKRLVGLKGVPVIAFHRTTPYLADWLGFEPIAFLEPKPGIPPNPSHVAQVLVQARQRKARMVLIESYYNDREAKMVANMIPAQVVVLHGGTDFRAGETYIQHINEMVGSLEKVFTAGKGG, from the coding sequence ATGCGTCCATTTCGATTCGTCGCGGCCCTGTGCGCCGCACTCTCAATGCTCATCGCCGTGCCCGCTCGCGCGGCCATCAACGTCGTCACCACCCTCCCCGACCTCGCCGCGCTGACCAAGGCGGTGGGCGGAGACCTGGTCCAGGTGCAGTCCATGGCCCTGGGAAGCCAGGACCCCCACCGTGTGGACGCGAAGCCCAGCCTCGCGCTCGCGCTGAGGAACGCCGACCTGCTCATCTCCGTGGGCCTGGACCTGGAGATCGGCTGGCTGCCCAACCTCCAGACCGGTTCGCGAAACCCGCGCATCCAGGTGGGCAACCCGGGCTTCCTCGATGCCTCGCGCTTCGTCCGGCTGCTGGAGGTCCCCACCACCAAGGTGGACCGCAGCGAGGGCGACGTTCACCCCGGCGGCAACCCCCACTACCTCTATGACCCGCGTCAGGGCGCGGCGGTGGCGCAAGGCATCGCCGAGCGGCTGGCGCAGCTCGACTCCAAGAACGCCGCCACCTACCGCGCCAACGCCACCCGCTTCGTCGCCGAGTTGGATGCCGCGCGTGTGGGCTGGGAGAAGCGGCTGGTCGGCCTCAAGGGTGTTCCTGTCATCGCGTTCCACCGGACGACGCCGTACCTGGCGGACTGGCTGGGCTTCGAGCCCATCGCGTTCCTCGAGCCCAAGCCGGGCATCCCGCCCAACCCTTCGCACGTGGCCCAGGTCCTGGTGCAAGCGCGTCAGCGCAAGGCGCGCATGGTGCTCATCGAGAGCTACTACAACGACCGCGAAGCCAAGATGGTCGCCAACATGATTCCCGCGCAGGTGGTCGTCCTGCACGGAGGCACGGACTTCCGTGCGGGCGAGACATACATCCAGCACATCAACGAGATGGTGGGCAGCCTGGAGAAGGTCTTCACCGCTGGGAAGGGGGGCTGA
- a CDS encoding metal ABC transporter ATP-binding protein, with amino-acid sequence MKTDESSSPESSAHSVSPTFKLGEPLLTCADLVIGYNDKAMLPPINMVIRRGEFIAVVGRNGSGKSTWFKTLLGMIDPVSGSITRSHPEMRSAYVPQTSGIDSLLPLRARELTAWGRLRGWSFLWPFARKADRDTVEAALETAGAKAIAGRPYRELSEGQKQRTLLARLIATEADMVLLDEPTAAMDAVAERETMQRLCSLARQRGLGVVVVCHDLEVAAEHADVLLFVDRETSAFVVGDARTVFCHPAFRRQYGDEYCHKAPEGPHRGNSAR; translated from the coding sequence GTGAAGACCGATGAGTCCTCGAGCCCCGAGTCCTCCGCGCACTCGGTGTCGCCGACCTTCAAGCTGGGTGAGCCTCTGCTCACCTGCGCTGACCTGGTCATCGGCTACAACGACAAGGCCATGTTGCCGCCTATCAACATGGTCATCCGCCGCGGTGAGTTCATCGCCGTGGTGGGGCGCAATGGCTCCGGCAAGAGCACCTGGTTCAAGACGCTCCTGGGGATGATTGACCCCGTGTCCGGCAGCATCACCCGGAGCCATCCGGAGATGCGCAGCGCCTATGTCCCGCAGACGTCTGGAATCGACTCACTGCTGCCGCTGCGGGCCCGGGAGCTGACCGCGTGGGGACGGCTGCGGGGCTGGAGCTTCCTGTGGCCCTTCGCCCGGAAGGCGGACCGCGACACCGTGGAGGCGGCGCTGGAGACCGCTGGCGCCAAGGCCATCGCGGGCAGGCCCTACCGTGAGCTGTCCGAGGGCCAGAAGCAACGCACGCTCCTGGCCCGGCTCATCGCCACCGAAGCGGACATGGTGCTGCTGGACGAGCCCACCGCCGCGATGGACGCCGTCGCCGAGCGGGAGACGATGCAGCGGCTGTGTTCGCTCGCGCGTCAGCGGGGCCTGGGCGTGGTGGTGGTGTGCCACGACCTGGAGGTCGCCGCTGAACACGCGGACGTGCTGCTGTTCGTGGACCGGGAGACCTCCGCCTTCGTCGTGGGCGACGCGCGCACCGTGTTCTGCCACCCCGCCTTCCGCCGCCAGTACGGCGACGAGTACTGCCACAAAGCACCCGAGGGACCTCATCGTGGAAACAGCGCTCGCTGA
- a CDS encoding metal ABC transporter permease yields the protein METALAEPSKWQQFIEGFELFRDPLLCALLAGGVLGFLSVYVVLRRMVFVSAAVAQSAGLGVALAFYMGIHLGFAVEPVIGATALALLATLLLMMDPSRLRLTRESLLGLAYALSGGAAVLVGDRIAQESHDIQGILFGTAVLVTPEQLRTVAIASVLVMAIHLWWYRGITFASFDRIGALVQGLPVRLLDGVLMVSIGVMVGVCARALGALPVFAFSTLSAIAALMLDLRLPWTFFVATLAGVVSGVGGYMFAYFFDFPVGGSQTVVASLLVAVAMGARMLLQWVQRAR from the coding sequence GTGGAAACAGCGCTCGCTGAGCCGTCCAAGTGGCAGCAATTCATCGAGGGGTTCGAGCTGTTCCGGGACCCGCTCCTCTGCGCCTTGCTGGCGGGCGGGGTGCTGGGCTTCCTCAGCGTCTACGTGGTGCTGCGCCGCATGGTGTTCGTCAGCGCCGCGGTGGCGCAGTCCGCGGGCCTGGGCGTGGCGTTGGCCTTCTACATGGGCATCCACCTGGGCTTCGCGGTGGAGCCCGTCATCGGCGCCACCGCGTTGGCGCTCCTGGCCACCCTGCTCTTGATGATGGACCCCTCGAGGCTCCGCTTGACCCGCGAGAGCCTGCTGGGACTCGCCTATGCGTTGTCGGGCGGCGCGGCCGTGCTGGTGGGCGACCGCATCGCCCAGGAGTCCCATGACATCCAGGGCATCCTCTTCGGCACCGCCGTGCTGGTGACCCCAGAGCAGCTTCGCACCGTCGCCATCGCCAGCGTCCTGGTGATGGCCATCCACCTGTGGTGGTACCGGGGCATCACCTTCGCGAGCTTCGACCGCATTGGCGCGCTGGTGCAGGGCCTGCCCGTGCGGCTGCTCGATGGCGTGCTGATGGTGTCCATCGGCGTCATGGTGGGCGTGTGTGCCCGGGCCCTGGGGGCCTTGCCCGTGTTCGCCTTCTCCACGCTGTCCGCCATCGCCGCGCTGATGCTGGACCTGCGGCTGCCCTGGACCTTCTTCGTGGCCACGCTCGCGGGGGTCGTCTCCGGAGTGGGGGGATACATGTTCGCCTACTTCTTCGACTTCCCCGTGGGCGGCTCGCAGACGGTGGTCGCCTCGCTGCTGGTGGCCGTGGCCATGGGAGCCCGCATGCTCCTGCAGTGGGTACAGCGGGCTCGCTGA
- a CDS encoding isochorismatase family protein has protein sequence MPSFRLTQEQSALLVVDIQERLCGAMDRDVLDRMLARTGAAIEGARALGLPVIVTEQYPQGLGPTHSLLRLKLGTFKAVEKLEFSAAVPDVLAALGTRKQVLVTGMETHICVFQTVRDLSERGFSPVLLADAVMSRSTEDRRVGLDLCRDAGAMVSTVESALFDLLGRAGTPEFKKISTAVR, from the coding sequence ATGCCCTCCTTCCGTCTCACGCAAGAACAGTCCGCGTTGCTCGTCGTCGACATCCAGGAGCGTCTGTGCGGGGCCATGGACCGCGACGTCCTGGACCGGATGCTCGCGCGCACCGGCGCGGCCATCGAAGGCGCCCGGGCGCTGGGGCTCCCCGTCATCGTCACCGAGCAGTATCCGCAAGGGCTGGGGCCCACGCACTCGCTCCTGCGCTTGAAGCTGGGGACCTTCAAGGCCGTGGAGAAGCTGGAGTTCAGCGCCGCGGTGCCGGACGTGCTGGCGGCGCTGGGGACGCGCAAGCAGGTGTTGGTGACCGGCATGGAGACGCACATCTGCGTCTTCCAGACGGTGAGGGACTTGTCGGAGCGGGGCTTCTCGCCGGTGTTGCTGGCGGACGCGGTGATGTCGCGCTCGACGGAGGACCGGCGCGTGGGCCTGGACTTGTGCCGGGACGCGGGAGCGATGGTGTCCACGGTGGAGTCGGCGCTGTTCGACCTGCTCGGGCGTGCGGGGACGCCCGAGTTCAAGAAGATCTCCACCGCGGTGCGCTGA
- a CDS encoding MerC domain-containing protein, whose product MGQVLSALCVVHCVALPAVFGLLPAAAARWLNGEGTHQGLLVLALAGALAAFIPGWRLHRRAVVPMLGIAGLSLLAAGAFLVPEGMSEGWETGLTLAGGVVMAVAHGRNRTLCRECCECCPREEG is encoded by the coding sequence ATGGGGCAGGTGCTGTCGGCGTTGTGTGTCGTCCACTGCGTGGCGCTTCCGGCCGTGTTCGGCCTGTTGCCCGCGGCGGCGGCGCGGTGGTTGAACGGGGAGGGAACCCACCAGGGTTTGTTGGTGCTGGCCCTGGCGGGGGCGCTCGCGGCGTTCATCCCGGGGTGGCGTCTGCATCGCCGCGCCGTGGTGCCCATGTTGGGCATCGCGGGACTGTCGCTGCTGGCGGCGGGGGCATTCCTGGTGCCGGAGGGGATGAGCGAGGGATGGGAGACAGGTCTCACCCTGGCGGGTGGCGTGGTGATGGCCGTGGCACATGGGCGCAACCGGACCCTGTGCCGCGAGTGCTGCGAGTGTTGTCCACGTGAAGAGGGCTGA
- a CDS encoding Bax inhibitor-1/YccA family protein produces MAWETSGWQTAESDSVNSVLVQESKRAFMSRVHGWMFAGLLVTGVMAMFTLNNEGLLRFVLQWRMGFFAAQLGVVFALSFLAARLSGPVAAAMFLGYSALTGMTFSVLFLIYTAGSIAQVFFLTAGVYGAMAIYGTVTKKDLSSWGTFLFMGLIGVVLAGVVNIFIRSDMMSFVTACASVLIFAGLTAYDTQKLREMHAETGYSNSATVSIVGALTLYLDFINLFLALLRLLGRRR; encoded by the coding sequence ATGGCCTGGGAAACTTCCGGATGGCAGACGGCCGAGAGCGACTCGGTCAACTCCGTCCTGGTGCAGGAGTCGAAGCGCGCGTTCATGTCGCGCGTTCATGGGTGGATGTTCGCCGGTCTGCTCGTCACCGGCGTGATGGCGATGTTCACGCTGAACAACGAAGGGCTGCTCCGGTTCGTCCTGCAGTGGCGGATGGGTTTCTTCGCCGCGCAGCTCGGCGTGGTGTTCGCGCTGTCGTTCCTCGCCGCGCGGCTGTCGGGGCCCGTGGCCGCGGCGATGTTCCTGGGCTACTCCGCGCTGACGGGGATGACCTTCTCCGTCCTCTTCCTCATCTACACGGCGGGCAGCATCGCGCAGGTGTTCTTCCTGACGGCGGGCGTCTATGGCGCCATGGCCATCTACGGCACCGTCACGAAGAAGGACCTGAGCTCCTGGGGCACCTTCCTCTTCATGGGCCTCATCGGCGTGGTGCTCGCGGGCGTGGTGAACATCTTCATCCGCAGCGACATGATGTCGTTCGTCACCGCGTGCGCGTCCGTGCTCATCTTCGCCGGCCTGACGGCGTACGACACGCAGAAGCTGCGGGAGATGCACGCGGAGACGGGCTACAGCAACTCCGCCACCGTGAGCATCGTCGGCGCGCTGACGCTGTACCTGGACTTCATCAACCTGTTCCTCGCCCTCCTCCGGCTGCTCGGTCGCCGCCGGTAG
- a CDS encoding lytic polysaccharide monooxygenase, with protein MRRPLAASLFVLSLLSGSAASAHGSMEIPLSRIYNCFKEGPENPKSAACAAAIQNNGTQQLYDWNGVRQGNANGRHRELIADGTLCSGGSSYFKGMDLARTDWVATPISPNASNRYDFVFHATAAHATSYFHLYITKPGYNPAVPLKWSDLEATPFCTVNGIVAQNFRYRLNCPFPGGRTGTHVVYAIWQRSDSPEAFYSCSDVKIGGAVAPTPWMELGSTQAREDLPARSKVTLRVFDSAGRDVETYPVLIDTAAKASTWMQQLAQRVNSLSRRVQMGELQTDGNIRPAPSATTLRIYSRESSDSFQLDIEKPASTP; from the coding sequence ATGCGAAGGCCGCTCGCAGCATCCCTGTTCGTGTTGTCGCTGTTGTCTGGAAGCGCCGCCTCGGCACACGGCTCGATGGAGATACCCCTCAGCCGCATCTACAACTGCTTCAAGGAAGGCCCCGAGAATCCCAAGTCCGCCGCTTGTGCGGCGGCCATCCAGAACAACGGCACCCAGCAACTGTACGACTGGAACGGCGTGAGGCAGGGCAACGCCAACGGCCGGCACCGCGAGCTCATCGCGGACGGAACGCTCTGTTCCGGAGGCAGCAGCTACTTCAAGGGCATGGACCTGGCCCGCACGGACTGGGTAGCCACCCCCATCTCCCCGAACGCCAGCAATCGCTACGACTTCGTGTTCCACGCGACGGCCGCGCACGCGACGTCCTACTTCCATCTCTACATCACCAAGCCCGGCTACAACCCGGCCGTCCCGCTGAAGTGGTCGGACCTGGAGGCCACGCCCTTCTGCACCGTGAATGGCATCGTGGCGCAGAACTTCCGCTATCGCCTGAACTGCCCGTTCCCCGGAGGACGCACGGGGACACACGTCGTCTATGCCATCTGGCAGCGCTCCGACAGCCCCGAGGCCTTCTACTCGTGCTCGGACGTGAAGATTGGCGGCGCGGTGGCCCCCACGCCCTGGATGGAGCTGGGCTCCACGCAGGCGCGCGAGGACCTTCCGGCGCGGAGCAAGGTGACGCTGCGCGTGTTCGACAGCGCGGGGCGCGACGTGGAGACATACCCCGTCCTCATCGACACCGCGGCGAAGGCCTCCACGTGGATGCAGCAGCTGGCCCAGCGGGTGAACTCGCTCTCCCGCCGCGTCCAGATGGGCGAGCTCCAGACGGACGGCAACATCCGTCCGGCCCCGAGCGCCACCACGCTGCGCATCTACTCGCGTGAGTCGAGCGACTCGTTCCAGCTCGACATCGAGAAGCCCGCGAGCACGCCCTGA
- a CDS encoding (2Fe-2S) ferredoxin domain-containing protein: MPPPFQRHVFVCTNRRPDGHPKGCCATKGADEVRAAFKEELDKRGVKGRMRANAAGCLDTCAFGVSVVVYPEGTWYGGVKVEDVPEIVEEHLMQGRPVERLLMPFSRKEKAGS, encoded by the coding sequence ATGCCACCTCCCTTTCAGCGACATGTCTTCGTCTGCACCAATCGCCGCCCGGATGGGCACCCCAAGGGGTGCTGTGCCACCAAGGGGGCGGATGAGGTGCGTGCCGCCTTCAAGGAAGAGCTCGACAAACGTGGCGTGAAGGGGCGGATGCGGGCCAACGCCGCCGGGTGTCTCGACACCTGCGCCTTTGGTGTCTCCGTGGTCGTCTATCCGGAGGGCACCTGGTACGGCGGCGTGAAGGTGGAGGACGTCCCCGAAATCGTCGAGGAGCACCTGATGCAGGGCCGCCCCGTGGAGCGGCTCCTGATGCCGTTCTCCCGCAAGGAGAAGGCGGGGAGCTGA